The region CGCCCACCCTGGGCAGCGGGTCGCCCGCGGCGGCGAACTCGACGGCCAGCGCGGCGGTGGCCCGCTTGGTCCCGGCCAGGACCAGCCCCAGCAGCTCGTCGGTCAGCTCGGGGTGGTCGCCGAAGTACTCCACGGACGGGGGTTCCGGGTCGGTCGCCAGGTCGGGCCTGGCCGACCGGTACTCCTCCCACAGGCGCAGGGCGGCGGTCCGGTCGACGGGTGCGTTCTCCATCGGACCAGGCTCCCACGCCCGGACCGGACCGCGCGCCCCCGGGGCGCGGCGCACGGGCGGCCGGCGGGGGTCAGCCCACGCGGTCCCAGCGGGCGTTGGCGCCGCACACCACCAGGCAGGGCCGCTCGCCCGGCACCCTGCCGGCCAGCCAGGCGGCGAAGGGCACCGCGGCGGCGGGCTCGGTGGCGATGCGGAACTCCGACCACAGCCGGTCCTGGGCGGCGACGATCTCGGCGTCGCTCACCAGCCTCCGGGTGATCGGGTTGTCGCGCAGCACCTCGAACGGCACCCGGCCCAGCACCGACGCGCCCAGCGCGGACGCCGCCACCGAGTCCACGGGGGTCTGCACCGGACGGCCCGCGTCCATGGCCGCGTGCAGGCTCCGGCAGCCCTCGGGCTCCACCCCCACGACCTCGCGCCCGTCCGCGCCCAGCCGCACCCCGGCGGCCAGTCCGCCGCCGCCCACCGCCACCACGACGGTGTCGCACTCGGGCGCGTCGGCGGCGATCTCCAGGCCCAGGGTGCCCTGGCCCGCGACCACCAGCGGGTCGTCGAACGCGTGCAGGTAGCGGATGCCCTCCCGGTCCGCGTGCGCGCGGGCGGCCTCGGCGGCCACGGCGTAGTGCTCGCCCACCCGGACGACCTCGGCACCCGTGGCGGCCAGCGGCGCCGCCTTGGCCTCGGGGACGGTCTCGGGCACGTAGACGGTGGCGCGCACCCCGAGCAGGCGGGCCGCGGTGGCCACCCCCAGCCCGTGGTTGCCGCCGGAGGCGGTGATCACCCGGTCGACGGGGCCGCCGCCGAGCAGGGCGTTGAGCGCGCCGCGCAGCTTGAACGCGCCGGTGAGCTGGAGGTGCTCCAGCTTCAGGGTCACGGGCCTGCCGTCGACCTCGGTGTGCATCACCGGGGTGCGGCGGGCGTAGGGCGCGATGCGTTCGGCGGCGGCACGGACGTCGGTGGCCGTGGGCACGGCGTGCGCGGTCGTGGTCATGGCACCATGCTGCCGCTACCCACGATTAACTTAAAGTTGGGTCTGCTAAGGAACCTTAAGCAGAACTTTGCCCCGACCCTTGTCCCAGGAGGCCGCCGTGCTGGACGCCAACCGCCTGCGCGTACTCGTGGAGATCGCGCACGCCGGCTCCATCTCCGCCGCCGCCGAACGCCTCTCCTTCACCCCGCCCGCCCTGTCCCAGCAGCTCACCAAACTGGAGCGCGAGGTCGGCGCGGTGCTGGTGGAGCGCGGCCGCACCGGGGCCACCCTCACCGGCGCCGGGAGGATCCTGCTCGAACACGGCGAACGCGTCCTGGGCGAGCTCCGCGACGCCGAGGCGGCCGTCCGCGCCCACGCCGGGACCCCGCCCGACCACCTGTCCCTGGGGGCGTTCGCCAGCGCGGGCCAGATCCTGCTGCCCCAGACCCTGGCCGCGTTCGGCCGCGCCCACCCGAACGTGCGCCTGTCCCTGGCCGACATCGAGCCCCCCGGCGGCCACGACCTGGTCACCTCCGGCGAACTCGACGTGCTCGTCACCCACCGCTACCCGGCGGTCCCGCTGCCGCGCGCCTCGGGCCTGCACCGCGAGCGCATCCTCGTGGACCCGCTCATGGTGGTGGCCCCGGCCGGGCACCCCATCGCCGACCGGCCCATGTCCCTGGCCGACCTTGCGGGGGAGGAGTGGATCTGCGGCGCCCCGGGCATCGCCAACCGCACCACCCTGGACGCGGCCGCCGCGGCCGCCGGGGTGAAGCCGACCGTCACCTACGAGACCCGCGACTACGAGGTGGCCCTGGCCCTGATCGAGGTGGGCGTGGGGGTGGCGCTGATCCCCTCCACCATCCTGGGCGCCGCCCGCCGCGGCGGCTGGGTGAGCCGGCCGCTGCTCGGCGCCCGGCTGGCCCGCGAGGTGTACGTGGTGCACCGGCGCAGGCCCCCCGAACCGCTGCCGGAGCTGGTCGCCACCCTGCGCGGGGTCGCCGCCCGCGCCCTGGAGGAGGCGCCCGCCCCGTGAGCGTCCGCTACAGCGGCGGGACGCCCGGCGGGCGCGGCGCGTTCCACCGGTAGCGCAGGGCCAGCACCCGGATCGTGAAGCACAGCAGCGCGCCGACCACCGCCACCCACCCGGCGTCGAACCCGAGCACGTGCGCCACCGACACCGTCCCCGCGCCCAGCAGCGCCGGGATCGCGTACAGGTGCGAGTTGGCGCTGAGCACCGTCGGCACCCGGTTGAGCAGCACGTCGCGGATGGTGCCGCCGCCCACCCCGGTGATCGCCCCCAGCAGGACCGCCTGCAACGGCCCGAAGCCCAGCTCGATCGCCTTGGCCGCCCCGATGACCACGAACAGGCTCAGGCCCGCGGCGTCGAACAGCAGGATCGGCTTGGTCAGCCGGGTGAGCCGGGAGCTCAGGAAGAACGCCACCATCCCGCCCGCCAGGGCCACGGTCACGTACCGCCAGTCCTGGAACGTCGCGGGGGTCACCCCCAGCAGCACGTCCCGGATGATGCCGCCGCCGATGGCGGTCACCAGCCCCAGGACCAGGACGCCCACGATGTCCACCCGGGCGGTGCGGATGGCGGTGAGGGCCCCGTCGACGGCGAAGGCGAAGATCCCGACGAGGTCGAGGATCAGGAGGATGGTCTGCGTGGACATATGGAGCGCGGGTCCCTGGTGAGAGCGGTGTGCCGACCGGTCATTTCACCACGCCCGGGCCGCGCGCACCCGCGTTCGCGGGAGTGACGCGCCGCACTCCGCAGGGGACGCGGCCGGGCCCGCCGCGGGGACGTCCTCCCCGCGGCGGGCCCGGGACCCCCGGCTCAGCGCCCGGCGGCCTCCTTCTCCGCCGACTCCGCCGCAGCGGTCCCGGCGGCCTCGGCCGCCCCGGTGGCGGGGACCCGGCGCAGCAGGGCCAGCGCCAGCACCGCGCCCAGCACCGCCAGGGCGGCGGCCGCCCACGCCGCCGTGTTCAGCCCGTCGGTGAACGCGGCCCGCGCCGACTCCGCCAGCGCCGCGCCCGCCTCCTGCGGCAGGCCCGCCGCCGTCTCCAGCGCCCCCGGCAGCGTCCGGCCGGCCTCCTCCCCGGCGCCCTCCATGCGGGCCCGGTAGACCAGGGTGCCCACACTGCCCAGCAGCGCCACGCCCAGCGAGGTGCCCAGGTCGCTGGCGGTCGTGTTGACCGCCGAGGCCGCACCGGCCTTCTCCGGCGGGGCCGCGCCGACGACCAGCCCCGGCACCAGCGCCATCGCCGGGGCGACACCCGGGTAGAGCACGTAGAACGCGGCGACCAGCAGCGGCAGCCCGCCCGCGGCGTCCACCCCGGTCAGCATCAGGTACCCGGCCGCCGACAGCGCCATGCCGGCGGCGATCACGTAGGCGGGCCGCACCCGGCGGGCGATCGCCGGGGTCACCGTCGAGACGATCACCAGCAGGACCGCCGCCGGGAGGATCCACAGCCCGGCCCGCAGCGGCGACTGCTCCGCCACCAGCTGCAGGTACTGGGTGAACAGCAGGTACACGCCGCCGATGCCCACGGCCGCCAGCAGGAACACCACCAGCGACCCGCTGAACACGCGGTTCGCGAACAGCCGCACGTCCAGCAGCGGGTCGGCCGCCCTGAGCTGGCGCCGCACGAACAGGACCCCGAAGACCGCGCCGGCGGCCAGGGCCGTCAACGGAAGAGCTTCCCAGCCCTCCTCGGCGAGCTTCTTGACGCCGTACACGAACGGCAGCAGCGCGGCCAGCGACAGCAGCACGCTCAGCGGCTCCAGCCGCCCGGCGACCGGGGCGCGGTACTCCGGCACCAGGAACGGCACCGCGACCAGCACCAGGGCCATCACCGGGACGCCGATGAGCATCGCCGCGCCCCACCACAGGGATTCCAGCAGCAGGCCGCCCACCAGGGGGCCCAGCGCCACACCGGCCGACACCGACGCCGCCCACAGGCCGATCGCCGTGCCGCGCTGGCGCGGGTCGGTGAACATCACGGTGATCAGCGACAGCGTGGCGGGCATGATCGCGGCCGCGCCCAGGCCCATCAGGGCGCGTGCGGCGATGAGGATCTCGGGGCTCGGGGCGTAGGCCGCCCCCACCGAGGCGAGCGCGAACACCGCCGCGCCGGCCAGCAGCAGGCGGCGCCGCCCCACCCGGTCGCCGAGCGTGCCCATGGTGACCAGGAACCCGGCCATGACGAAGCCGTAGACGTCGTTGATCCACAGCAGCTGGCCGCCGGTGGGCCCCAGGTCGGCGGCGATGTAGGGGGTGGCCAGGAACAGGACGGTCATCGCCAGGAACAGCAGCACCGTGGGCGCCATCAGGACCGCCAGGCCCGTCCAGGTCCGGGCGGTCGCCCGGGGAGAGGCATCGAGTGGCATCGTGAACCTTCTTCGCGGATCGGATCGAACGGTCACCACCGTGGCGGCCCGGGCTCCGGAAACCCTTCGGGCGGACTCAGGGCGGCGGCGCGGCCGGCCCTGAGGACCCCTAGAGTTCGGATCATGAGATTCGGGGTGCTGGGGCCGCTGGCCGTGTGGGACGAGCGCGGGGAGCCGGTCCGGGTGCCCGAGCTCAAGGTCCGCCTGCTGCTGGCGGCGCTGCTCATCGAGCCGGGCCGGGTGGTGCCCGCCGACCGGCTGGTCGACGACCTGTGGGGCGCCGACCTGCCCGCCGACCCCACCGCCTCGCTCCAGACCCGCGCCTCCCAGCTGCGCCGGGTCCTGGACGCCGCGGAGCCGGGCGGCCGCGCCCTGCTGGTCTCCCGCCGCCCCGGCTACCTGCTGGAGGCCGCCCCCGGCCGGCTGGACGCGCGCGACTTCGAGGACCTGCTGGGCCGGGCCCGCGACACCGCCGACCCGGCCGCGCGGGTGGGCCTGCTGGGCGACGCCCTGGCGCTGTGGCGGGGGCCGGCCCTGGCCGACCTGGCCGACCACGACTTCGTCCGCGCCGCCGTCCTGCGCTGGGAGGAGCGGCGGCTCACCGCGCTGGAGGACCAGGCCCGGGCCCGCCTGGACCTGGGGGAGCACGCCGCGGTCGCCGACGGGCTCGGCGACCTGGTGGAGGAGCACCCGTTGCGCGAGCGCCTGCGCGCCGCCCACATGCTCGCCCTGTACCGGTCCGGCCGCCAGACCCTGGCCCTGGAGTCCTACCGCAGGCTGCGCGACCTGCTGGCCGACGAGATGGGCCTGGACCCGGGGCCGGAGCTGACCGCCCTGCACCAGGCCGTGCTCGCCCAGGATCCCGGCCTGGACGCCCCCGCGGCGCCCGCCGCCGCCCCGGGGACGCACACCGTCCCCGGCATCCCGGCACCGCCCGCACCCGGCGGGGACGCCCCGCGGCTGCCGCCCCCGCCGGACCCGCCCGTGCCCCTCACCCCGCTGGTCGGCCGCGAGGACGACCTCGCCCGGGTGCTCGCCCTGCTGGAGCGGGCCCGCGCGGTCACCCTCACCGGCCCCGGCGGCGTCGGCAAGACCCGGCTGGCCCTGGCCGCCGCCGCACAGGCCGCCCCCGGCGGCGTCCACCCCGTCGACCTGGCCGGGGCCTGCCCGGGCGAGGACGCCGACAGCGCCGAGGCGGCCGTGGTGGAGGCGCTGTCCGCCGCCCTGGGGGTGCGCGACGACTCCTCCGGGACCAGCCCCTTCACCGCCCCGCCCGGCACCCGCACCACCCGGCTGGCCGACGCCCTGCGCACCCGCGACGCCCTGCTGCTGCTGGACAACGCCGAGCACGTGGCGGCCGCGCTCGCCCCGGTCCTGTCCGCCCTGCTGGCCGCCGCCCCCGGGCTGCGCGCCCTGGTCACCAGCCAGGTGCCGCTGGGCATCGCCGCCGAGCACCTGCACGCCGTGGAGCCCCTGCCCGAGGCCGACGCGGTGCGCCTGTTCGCCGACCGCGCCGCCGCCTCGGCCCCCGGGTTCGCGGTCACCGACGACAACGCCGACGCCGTCACCTCCATCGTCCGCCGCCTCGACGGCGTCCCCCTGGCCCTGGAGCTGGCCGCCACCCGGGTGCGGGCCCTGGGCGTCCACGAGCTCGCCGACCGCGTCGACGACAGGTTCGCCCTGCTCACCGACGGCTACCGGGACGCCCCCGACCGGCACCGCACCCTGCGCGCCGCCCTGGACTGGAGCTGGGAGCTGCTCACCGGCCCCGAGCGCGCCGTGCTGCGCCGCCTGGCCGTGCACGCCGACGGCGCCTCCCTGGCCTCGGCCGAGGAGGTCGTCTCCGGCGACGGTGTCCCCCGCGCGGAGGTGCCCGACCTGCTCGCCCGGCTGGTCGACCGCTCCCTGGTCACCGCCTCGCGCGAGGCCCGCCCCCGCTACCGGCTGCTGGAGTCCGTCGCGCTCTACGGGACGGAGCGGCTGCGCGAGGCCGGGGAGGAGGAGCGGGTCCGCCGCCGCCACCTGGACCACCACCTCGCCCTGGCCGAGAGGGCCGACCCCCTGCTGCGCACCGGCGCCCAGCGCAGGTGGCTGAACGCCCTGGACGCCGAGGGCGCGGACCTGCGCCGCGCCCTGGAGACCGCCCGCACCGAGGGGGACGCCGACGCGGCCCTGCGCCTGTCCGTCTCCCTGGCCTGGTACCGGGTGATGCGCGGCCGCCTGGCCGAGGGCGTGCGCGCCCTGGACACCGCCCTGCACCTGCCCGGCGCCCCGGACCACCCGCTGCACCGCACCGCCCTGCTGTGGCGCGCCGCCCTGGGCCACGGCCTGGGCCGCGACGCGGGCCCCGTCCCGGAGCCCGTAGGCGAGCCGGCCGCGGGCGAGGCGCGGGCCCGCTGGTTCCTCGCCCACGTGCGCACCGGGTTCGGCGGCGGGGACGAGGCCGGCCTGGAGGACCTGCACGCCTTCTTCGTCCGCACCGGGGACCGCTGGGGCGAGGCCGCGGCCGCGGCGACCCTGGCCCGGCGCGCCTTCGGCCGCAGCGACCTGGACGCCGTCCTGCGCCGCGGCGATCGCGCCCGGGCGCTGTTCACCGACCTCGGCGACCGGTGGGGCCAGGCCCTGGCCTCCTTCCTGCTCGCCTCCCGGGCCGAGCCCGCCGGCGACCTGGACGCCGCCGAACGCCACCACCGCGAGGCCCTGGGCACCGCCGAGGACCTGGGCCTGTGGACCGAGGTCGGCGAACGCCTCACCTCCCTGGGCCGCATCGCCCTGCTCCGCCGCGACCTGACCCGCAGCGCCGAACTCCACGAGCGGGCCCGCCGGGTGGCCGCCGAACAGGGGCACGTGGTGGGGGAGGAGTCCGCGGTGCTGGGCCTGGGCCTGGTGGCCCGCCGCCGCGGCGACCTGGCGGCCGCCCGCACCCACCTGGAGGCCTGGCTGGACTGGCACCTGGAGTCGGGCTCGGACTTCGGGGCCGCGCTCATCCTCGCCGAGCTGGGGTTCGCCGCCGAGCTGGACGGCGACGCCGCCGGGGCCGAGGACCTGCACCTGCGCGGGCTGGCGGCGGCCCGCCGCACCGGCGACCCCCGCGCCCTGGCCCTGGCCCTGGAGGGGCTGGCCGGGGCGCGCTCCCTGGCCGGGCGGGCCGGGCACGCCGCCCGGCTGCTCGGCGCCGCCGACGCCCTGCGCCGTTCGGTGGGGGTGCCGCTGCCCGAGGCCGAACGCGACGACGTGGCCCGGATCGAGGACCGGATCCGGCGGGCCCTCGGGACGGAGGGGCTGGCCCGGGAGACGGCGCGGGGCGCCGTGGAGGGGGCCGAGGCGCTGCTCGCCGGCCCCTCCGGCCCTTCCGGCCCCGTCGCCCCGGCGGACCGGGAGGCCCTGAGCGGACCCTGAGGATCCCCGGAGCCGCGCGGCGCACGGTGGTGCCATGAACGATGACAGCACCGCCACCCGACGCCGCGGCCGCGTCCACACCTTCGCCGACCTCCGCGAGGACTTCGACGCCATCGTCGGCTCCATCAACTACGCCACCATGGTCACCGTCGACGCCAAGGGCAGGCCCCGCACCCGCGTCCTCATCCCCGTCTGGGAGACCGAGGGCGACGAGCCCCGGGGCTGGCTGGCCACCTACCGCACCCCGGTCAAGGCCGCCCACCTGGCGAACAACCCGCACGTCACCTTCTCCTACTGGAACCCCACCCAGAACACGGCCTCCGTCGACGCCACCGCCGCCTGGACCGAGGACCCCGCCGACCGCCGCCGGGTCTGGGACCTGTACCGCTACGGCAGCCCGCCCGGGGCCGGCTACGACCCGTCCGGGTTCTGGAAGGGCCCCGACGACCCGGAGCTCTCCGTGCTTCGGGTGGACCCCTGGCGCGTGCAGGTGCTGCGCGGCCGCGACCTGGTCACCGGTGTCCCCGCCCGCATCTGGACCCGCGAACCCCGGTGGTGACCGCGTGTCGGGCACCCGGTGCGGGCCGGCAGGGGACACCATCGGTGGGGACCCGGCGAGCGGAGGACACCAATGGAGCACCTGGACGCCATCGTCATCGGCATGGGACCGGGCGGCGAGGTCGTCGCCGACCGGCTCCTGAAGGCCGGCAAACGGGTGGCCGTCGCGGAGCGCGAGCTCATCGGCGGCGAGTGCGGGTACTACGCCTGCATCCCCAGCAAGACGCTCATCCGCCCGCCCGAGGCCCGGGCCGACGCGGAGGAGGCCGCCGGGCTGGACCGGCCCGGCCTGGACTGGCCCGCGCTGCGCGCCTACCGCGACCAGATGATCCGCCACCTGGACGACTCCCGGCAGGTCCGGGGGTACCGGGACCAGGGGGCGCTGGTCCTCAAGGGCGCCGCCCGCGTCGTGGGCCGCGACCCCTGGCGGGTCGCGGTCGACGGGCGGGAGTACACCGCCGACCACGTGGTGGTCGCCACCGGCTCCGAGGCGGTGCGCCCGCCCGTCGAGGGCCTGGACGGCCTGGGCCCGGACCGGGTGTGGACCAACCGCGAGGCCACCACCCTGACCCGGATCCCCGGCCGGGCGCTGGTGGTGGGCGGCGGAGCGGTCGCCGTCGAACTCGGCCAGTTCCTCGCCCGCATGGGGGCGGCGGTGACCCTCGTGCAGCGCGGCGACCGGCTGCTGGACCGCGAGGACCCGCGCCTGTGCGAACTGGTCTCCGAGCAGTTCGAGCGCGACGGCATCACCGTCCACCTGGGCACCGAGGTGGCCTCGGCGGCCGCCGACGGCGACGGCGTCGCGGCGGTGCTGGGCTCGGGGGAGCGCGTCGGCGCCGACGTCCTCGTGCTGGGCACGGGGCGCAGGCCGCGCGGCGACGGGCTCGGCCTGGCCGACCTCGGCGTGGAGACGGACCGGGGCGCCCTGCCCGTGGACGACCGCTGCCGGGTCGCCCCGGGGCTGTGGGCGGTCGGCGACGTCACCGCCCGCGCCATGTTCACCCACGTCGCCAAGTACCAGGGGCGGCTGGTGGCCGCCAACATCCTGGGCGGGGACCGCCGCGCCGACTACACGGGGGTGCCCCGGGTGGTGTTCGCCCACCCCGAGATCGCCGGGGTCGGGCTCACCTCCGAGCAGGCCCGGGACCGGGGGATCGACGTGGCCACCGCCGAGATCGACCTGCCCGAGACCCTGGCCCGGCCCTGGACCCACGCCACCGACCCGCGCGGCACCCTCGGGGTGATCGCCGACCGGTCCGAGGGCGTGCTGGTGGGGGCGTGGGCGTTCGGGCCGATGGTCTCCGAATGGATCAACACCGCGGCGCTGGCGATCCGCGCGCGGATCCCGGTGGGCTACCTCATCGACTCCACGCCGCAGTTCCCCACCTTCAACGAGGGCTACGTGGCGGCGCTGGAAGAGCTGGACCTGTAGCGCCGCAGGACGGGGGAGCGGGGGCGCCCCCGGCCGGACGGCCGGGCACGCCCCCGCTCTGTACCGCCGGACCGGCTGCTCTCCACGGGCGTTCGGACCCGCCCGGGAGGTCAGCAGCCCAGGTTCGAGCCGGTGGTGGTGCCCAGGATCTGGGCGAACCGGGTGAACTTGTCGATCCGGCTCTGGACCTGCCCCGGGTTGCCCCCGTTGCACTCCAGGCCCCCGTTGATCGCGCGGATCGTCTCGCCGAAGCCGTGGCCGTCGACGATGGCCCTGTGCGGAGTGATCGAGCCCGCGCCGGTCTGGGTGTTCCAGTACCACAGGCCGGTCCGCCAGGCGACCGAGGCGTTCTGCTCGACCTGGTAGGGGTTGTTGAGCAGGTCGATGCCCAGGGCGTCGCCCGCGGCCTTGTAGTTGTAGTTCCAGCTGAGCTGGATCGGGCCGCGGCCGTAGTAGGCGGCCTGGCCCGCCGGGCAGCCGAAGGGCTGGTTCCGGTCGCAGTAGTGGGGGTAGTTGGCCTCGTTGGTCTCCTTGATGTGGACGAGGCCGCCGGTCTCGTGGCTGACGTTGGCCAGGAAGGCGGCCGCCTCGCGCTTGCGGATCTCGGTGCTCCCGGTGTTGGTGAACGCCGGGTAGGAGCTCAGCGCGGCGACCAGGCCGCTGTAGGTGTAGAAGGGGTTCCGGTTCGGGAACATCTGGTCGAACTGGGCCTGGGTGACGATGAAGTCGCTCGGACCCGGCTGCTCGCCGCCGTCGCCGCCGGTACAGGGGCCCTGGTCGGCCCACACGTCCGAGGCGCCGGGGCGCTCGTTCTGCGTCCACCACTTGGCGGTGTAGTTGCGGCCCTCGTAGGAGGCCGTCTTGCCGCCGGTGTAGACGGCGGAGGCGCTCCAGGGCGCCGCGCAGACGGCGGCCTGCGCAGCGGTCGCGGGGAGAACGGTGAGCAGGGCCGCCATCGCGCCGAGCGCGGCGAACTGGCTCAGGAGACGTCGGATCACGTGATCACACTCCTCGGGGGCGGCGCGCATCCGACCGCGCGCCGCAGGGGGTGCCGTCACCCAAGCAAGTGTGGTCTAGACCTGTCAAGACCAGTAGTACGTATTGTGAGGATACGGTGACAGAACGCGGTCCGCGGCGGTACCGCGGCCGCGGGCCCTAGGTGCGGTCGGCCAGGGCCGCGGCCTCCTCGTCCTCCACCCGCTTGTTCCACTCGGCCTTGGAGGACTGCCAGCCGTCCTCGTCGCGGCCCAGCCGCCAGTAGCCGGAGATCGACAGGTCCTCCTTGGGCAGGCCGTGCTCGACGCGCAGCAGCCGGCGCAGGTCGCGCACGAACCCGGCCTCGCCGTGCACGAACGCGTGCACCCGGCCCGCCGGGAACTCCAGGGCCCGCACCGCCTCGGTGAGCAGGGCGCCCACCGGCCGGTCGCCCCGGTGCAGCCAGTGCACGCGCACCCCGGAGTGGGCGTCCAGCTTCTGTTCCTCCCGGGGGTCGGTGACCTCCACGAACACGTGCGCGGGACGCCCCTCGGGCAGGCGCTCCACCGCGGCCGCGATCGCCGGGAGGGCGCTCTCGTCCCCCGCCAGTAGGTGCCAGTCGGCGTCCGGGTCGGGGGAGTAGCCGCCGCCCGGGCCGAGCAGGCGCAGCGTGTCGCCGGGGCGGGCCGCGGCCGCCCACGGCCCGGCGAGCCCGGCGTCGCCGTGGTGGACGAAGTCGATGGTCAGCCGCCGGGAGGCCGGGTCGAAGGCCCGCACGGTGTAGGTGCGGGTGACCGGCCACTCCTCGCGCGGGCGGCTCTCGCGGATCTCTTGCACGTCGTAGGGCTCGGGGTCGCCCTCGGCGGGCGGCGGGAACAGCAGCTTCACGTAGGAGTCGGTGTACCCGGCGGTGGCGAAGGCGTCCAGGCCCTCCCCGCCGAACACCACCCGCACCATGTGCGGGGTGAGGCGCTCCACCGCCTCCACCCGGCCCACGTGCACGGTCACCTTCGGTCGTTCCCGTCGCTCGGTCACGGCGGCCCCCTTCGTCGAAACGTGTTAGGCGAACCTAACACCACCGTCGGCCAGGGTACCCCTCCGGGTGGTCGGAGAAGGTGGTGGAAATACCCCGGGGGGGTATATGGTTACCGCGTTCGACGACGACCACTCCACGAGGAGCGCCACCATGGGACTTTTCGCCATCCGCGACTACCGCAACCTGTTCTCCGCCCAGGTCATCGCCCTGTTCGGCACGGGGCTGGCCACCGTGGCCCTGGGGCTGCTCGCCTACGACCTGGCGGGCCCGGACGCCGGCGCGGTCCTGGGCACCGCGCTCACGATCAAGATGGTCATGTACGTCCTCATCGCGCCCGTGGTCG is a window of Nocardiopsis changdeensis DNA encoding:
- a CDS encoding siderophore-interacting protein, whose product is MTERRERPKVTVHVGRVEAVERLTPHMVRVVFGGEGLDAFATAGYTDSYVKLLFPPPAEGDPEPYDVQEIRESRPREEWPVTRTYTVRAFDPASRRLTIDFVHHGDAGLAGPWAAAARPGDTLRLLGPGGGYSPDPDADWHLLAGDESALPAIAAAVERLPEGRPAHVFVEVTDPREEQKLDAHSGVRVHWLHRGDRPVGALLTEAVRALEFPAGRVHAFVHGEAGFVRDLRRLLRVEHGLPKEDLSISGYWRLGRDEDGWQSSKAEWNKRVEDEEAAALADRT
- a CDS encoding glycoside hydrolase family 19 protein, producing the protein MIRRLLSQFAALGAMAALLTVLPATAAQAAVCAAPWSASAVYTGGKTASYEGRNYTAKWWTQNERPGASDVWADQGPCTGGDGGEQPGPSDFIVTQAQFDQMFPNRNPFYTYSGLVAALSSYPAFTNTGSTEIRKREAAAFLANVSHETGGLVHIKETNEANYPHYCDRNQPFGCPAGQAAYYGRGPIQLSWNYNYKAAGDALGIDLLNNPYQVEQNASVAWRTGLWYWNTQTGAGSITPHRAIVDGHGFGETIRAINGGLECNGGNPGQVQSRIDKFTRFAQILGTTTGSNLGC